In Sphaerodactylus townsendi isolate TG3544 unplaced genomic scaffold, MPM_Stown_v2.3 scaffold_350, whole genome shotgun sequence, the following proteins share a genomic window:
- the LOC125425382 gene encoding glycoprotein hormone beta-5-like produces MKFQQAALLSTVPLLFLANCIFASKPSSVNLKTFVGCAVREFTFLAKKPGCRALRITTDACWGRCETWEKPVLDPPYIEAHHRVCTYNETKQVTVKLPHCAANVNPFYTYPKAIRCGCGVCLTSTTECETI; encoded by the exons ATGAAGTTCcaacaggcggcgctgctgagcACGGTGCCGCTCTTGTTCCTCGCCAATTGCATATTCGCCTCCAAGCCTTCCAGTGTGAACCTGAAGACGTTCGTTGGCTGTGCGGTCCGTGAGTTCACCTTCCTGGCCAAAAAACCGGGGTGCCGGGCACTGCGCATCACCACAGATGCCTGCTGGGGCCGATGTGAGACTTGGGAG AAACCAGTGCTGGACCCACCATACATCGAAGCGCACCATCGGGTCTGCACGTACAACGAGACCAAGCAGGTCACCGTGAAACTGCCGCACTGCGCAGCCAACGTCAACCCTTTCTACACGTACCCCAAGGCCATCCGGTGCGGCTGTGGCGTGTGTCTCACCTCCACTACTGAATGCGAGACCATCTGA